One part of the SAR324 cluster bacterium genome encodes these proteins:
- a CDS encoding pentapeptide repeat-containing protein, with protein sequence MSLEEIQVVLQTHQEWLNSKGTLGLQANFKGMDLSGYDLRKLDLRGADFTEVNLNKANLEKADLQGANFQNANLDFSNLHRANLWGAYLVGASLRHSYLKKAWAKFADFRRTTWEGAQLLQANFWGSNLEGSDIDQFTQRPLELAGVNFQEATWVNGERCLRGSVGRIVIADALSVPK encoded by the coding sequence ATGTCTCTTGAGGAAATTCAGGTCGTATTACAAACCCATCAAGAATGGTTGAATTCCAAAGGCACCTTGGGTCTACAAGCAAATTTTAAAGGAATGGACCTAAGTGGATATGATTTAAGGAAACTAGATTTGCGTGGTGCAGATTTTACTGAGGTAAATCTCAATAAGGCTAATCTTGAAAAAGCGGATCTCCAAGGTGCTAACTTTCAAAATGCCAATTTGGATTTTTCAAACTTGCACCGAGCCAACCTCTGGGGGGCTTATCTTGTTGGTGCTTCTCTCAGACACTCCTATTTAAAAAAGGCTTGGGCAAAATTCGCTGACTTCAGAAGAACCACTTGGGAGGGAGCGCAGCTGCTTCAAGCTAACTTCTGGGGAAGCAACCTCGAGGGGTCTGATATTGATCAGTTTACTCAGCGTCCTCTTGAATTAGCAGGAGTGAATTTTCAGGAGGCCACTTGGGTGAATGGCGAACGATGCCTGCGGGGATCTGTTGGAAGAATTGTTATCGCTGACGCGCTGTCTGTTCCAAAATAA
- the lpdA gene encoding dihydrolipoyl dehydrogenase, with the protein MSVIEVCVPDIGDFQDVEIIEIHLKPGDSVEAETSMITLESDKATVDVPAPQAGVVAELLVKVGDQVSEGSAILKMEAASATECKNTAEELPETTSVVQESPQAATHSVKANLEAQVVVLGSGPGGYTAAFRAADLGLETILIEKGKIGGVCLNVGCIPSKALLHAAKVIEEAQSMSSHGIKFGTPEIDIDSLRSWKDSIVGKLVGGLNGMSKQRKVRVVEGYGEFLDPFHIRVASEDGGSKTIKFDKAIIAAGSVPVSLPFLPDDPRIVDSTGALELRSRPKKMLVIGGGIIGLEMATVYHALGSEITVVEMMKGLMMGADRDIVRPFEKWISKRYENIWLETRVTKVDASEEGLLVTFEGKSAPAEPQLYNLILSSVGRVPNGLKISADKAGVAIDERGFISTDSQMKTNVPHIFAIGDIVGQPMLAHKATHEGKVAAEVCAGMKSHFDARVIPSVAYTDPEVAWVGLTEEQAKAEGIAYGKGIFPWAASGRSLALGRDEGITKVIFDEHTDQIIGVAIVGPNAGDLIAEGALAIEMGCDASDVGSTIHPHPTLSETVAMAAEAFEGTITDLFMPKKKSKTPSKAA; encoded by the coding sequence ATGAGTGTGATTGAAGTCTGTGTCCCAGATATAGGCGATTTTCAGGATGTGGAAATTATTGAGATCCACCTGAAACCTGGGGATTCTGTTGAAGCCGAGACCAGTATGATCACACTTGAATCAGACAAAGCCACGGTGGATGTCCCCGCCCCTCAAGCAGGAGTAGTTGCAGAACTGCTGGTAAAAGTAGGCGATCAGGTGTCTGAGGGAAGTGCAATCCTGAAAATGGAAGCAGCATCTGCAACGGAATGCAAGAACACTGCTGAGGAACTACCGGAAACCACTTCCGTTGTGCAAGAATCTCCTCAAGCGGCAACTCATTCAGTAAAAGCAAATCTTGAAGCACAAGTCGTTGTTTTGGGGTCTGGTCCCGGAGGTTACACCGCAGCTTTCCGAGCAGCAGACTTAGGGCTAGAAACCATCTTGATTGAGAAAGGAAAAATTGGAGGAGTTTGCCTAAACGTTGGCTGTATTCCCTCAAAGGCGCTGCTTCATGCTGCAAAGGTGATTGAGGAAGCCCAATCAATGTCAAGTCATGGGATCAAGTTTGGAACACCGGAGATTGATATAGACTCCCTACGCTCCTGGAAGGATAGCATTGTTGGGAAACTCGTTGGTGGTTTGAATGGAATGTCCAAGCAGCGGAAGGTCAGAGTCGTTGAAGGATATGGAGAGTTTCTAGATCCATTTCATATTCGTGTTGCAAGCGAGGATGGTGGTTCCAAGACGATCAAATTTGATAAAGCCATCATCGCAGCTGGATCAGTGCCAGTCTCCTTACCATTCTTACCCGATGATCCAAGAATTGTTGATTCAACTGGAGCCCTTGAATTGCGAAGCCGACCGAAAAAGATGCTCGTGATCGGAGGTGGCATCATTGGTTTGGAAATGGCCACAGTCTATCATGCGTTGGGTTCAGAAATAACGGTTGTAGAGATGATGAAGGGACTCATGATGGGAGCAGACCGGGACATTGTTCGACCCTTCGAAAAGTGGATCAGCAAACGCTATGAGAATATTTGGTTGGAAACCAGAGTCACCAAAGTTGACGCATCTGAGGAAGGATTATTAGTAACTTTTGAAGGCAAATCAGCACCTGCCGAGCCACAGCTTTATAATTTAATTCTCAGTTCTGTTGGTCGGGTCCCGAACGGCCTTAAAATCAGTGCCGACAAAGCTGGAGTGGCTATTGATGAACGTGGATTCATTTCTACAGATTCTCAGATGAAAACTAATGTTCCTCACATTTTTGCAATTGGCGATATTGTTGGCCAACCAATGCTCGCGCACAAAGCAACCCACGAAGGTAAAGTGGCTGCAGAAGTTTGTGCCGGTATGAAATCTCATTTTGATGCGCGAGTGATTCCTTCTGTAGCTTATACTGATCCTGAAGTGGCTTGGGTTGGATTAACTGAAGAACAAGCTAAAGCTGAAGGGATAGCTTATGGCAAAGGAATTTTCCCCTGGGCTGCTAGTGGAAGATCACTCGCTCTCGGTCGGGATGAAGGGATAACGAAAGTGATTTTTGATGAGCATACCGATCAAATCATTGGAGTCGCTATCGTGGGGCCCAATGCTGGAGATTTGATTGCGGAAGGTGCTTTGGCAATTGAGATGGGCTGTGACGCTTCTGATGTCGGATCAACCATTCACCCACATCCAACGCTCTCAGAAACAGTTGCCATGGCTGCAGAAGCTTTTGAAGGAACCATCACTGATCTGTTCATGCCCAAGAAGAAATCAAAAACTCCATCAAAAGCAGCTTAA
- a CDS encoding MltA domain-containing protein: MKLELSPDLEALERALGYSIEYYERLPADQRFQYGGVEYSPEEMIASHQYFLRILDLPEVERLEKLQQDFLWFESLNEKKQAFFTGYYEPLLKGSLNESEKFPVPLYGVPSDLVTVNLSNFDEKYSNGILRGKIVDQKFVRYDDRDEISYQDSLQGRVTPLAWVNNDIELFFLQIQGSGVIELPNGDLYRVNYADQNGHPYRAIGKILLGEIPKEKMSLKALKEYLYDHPERVQEILNYNPSYTFFRHIPGDGPLGNIEVPLTREHSIAMDHRLVPKGGLVFYETNLPSEISPSKEILQRFAVVQDTGGAIRGHGRADIFWGRGTPAEKIAGPMKENGRIFLLVARKEVLNAESEISTTVAKR; encoded by the coding sequence TTGAAACTTGAATTGAGCCCTGATCTTGAGGCTTTAGAGCGAGCACTGGGGTATTCCATCGAATATTATGAGCGGTTACCTGCAGATCAACGATTTCAATATGGAGGTGTTGAGTATTCCCCTGAGGAAATGATTGCTTCTCACCAGTACTTTTTGAGGATTCTTGATTTGCCTGAGGTGGAAAGACTTGAAAAACTTCAGCAAGATTTTTTGTGGTTCGAAAGTTTAAATGAGAAGAAACAGGCCTTCTTTACTGGTTATTATGAACCTCTCTTGAAAGGTAGTTTGAATGAGTCAGAAAAATTTCCTGTCCCTTTATATGGAGTGCCCAGCGATCTGGTTACTGTCAATTTGAGCAACTTCGATGAGAAGTACAGTAATGGAATTTTACGTGGAAAAATCGTAGATCAGAAATTTGTCAGATATGATGATCGTGATGAGATCTCCTATCAGGATTCCCTACAAGGTCGAGTTACCCCTTTGGCTTGGGTAAACAATGACATTGAGCTATTTTTCTTGCAAATTCAGGGTTCTGGCGTGATTGAGTTGCCGAATGGAGATCTTTATCGAGTTAACTACGCTGATCAAAATGGGCATCCTTACCGGGCTATTGGTAAAATATTGCTTGGCGAAATCCCCAAAGAAAAAATGTCTCTGAAAGCCTTGAAAGAATACCTTTATGATCACCCAGAGCGAGTGCAGGAAATTCTAAACTACAACCCCAGCTATACTTTTTTCCGGCATATTCCTGGAGATGGTCCTTTGGGAAATATTGAAGTACCGCTGACACGTGAACACTCCATCGCAATGGATCATCGGCTTGTGCCGAAGGGAGGATTGGTCTTTTACGAAACAAATCTGCCCTCGGAGATTTCACCATCAAAGGAAATACTACAAAGATTTGCAGTTGTTCAGGATACAGGGGGAGCGATCAGAGGTCACGGGAGGGCAGATATTTTCTGGGGGAGAGGAACTCCTGCTGAAAAGATAGCAGGACCAATGAAAGAAAATGGCAGGATTT